Proteins encoded within one genomic window of Marasmius oreades isolate 03SP1 chromosome 6, whole genome shotgun sequence:
- a CDS encoding uncharacterized protein (CAZy:GH13): protein MPPNLVVPNHTEDRKWWKESVIYQIYPTSFYDTNGDGIGDLKGIQSKLDHIKDLGATVIWLSPIYKSPLVDMGYDIADYRDIDPRYGTLEDWDRLLKATHDRGMKLMMDLVVNHTSDEHEWFVDSRSSKNSPKRDWYIWRPPRYDDKGNRQPPNNWRSNFEGSAWTYDDKTGEYYLHLWHAKQPDLNWEIPEVRDAVWDIMKFWLERGSDGFRMDVINCLSKTPGLPDAPISFPGEDYQPASIYYANGPRIHEFLGEMNEKVLSKYDTITVGETPFTYDTDKLVEYVLPHNHELQMVFPFELMEIDGEKPDPSLRPGEVQADQVALIHKDWKLSEFKRVVQRWQLLKMKEGYWNASYIENHDQARSVTRFGNDSTDELRSISAKLLALFHVTQRGTLYIFQGQELGLKNAPRTWGIEEYLDVATKNFWEKILSRRRRESGKEDVNMDDILDGIQMKARDHARIPVSWNSSPYGGFTTGKPWMRVNDDYRTWNAASQVGDDSSVYAFWKRLLEVRRQYDVLIYGDFTLLFPEHEQLFAFTRSLKSGTVAFVVMNFSKEPLKFKTPLPKIQGASEQEFAWDAFEFVIGNRSEAEISLAEGEFVLKPYEGRLYISAK, encoded by the exons ATGCCCCCAAATCTCGTCGTGCCGAACCATACCGAAGACAGGAAGTGGTGGAAAGAATCCGTCATCTATCAAATTTATCCCACATCGTTCTACGACACGAACGGTGATGGTATAGGCGATCTCAAAGGTATTCAGTCCAAACTGGATCATATCAAGGACCTTGGCGCTACCGTCATTTGGTTGTCGCCGATATACAAGTCACCACTTGTTGACATGGGTTACGATAT AGCGGATTATCGCGATATTGATCCACGTTACGGGACTTTAGAGGATTGGGATCGATTGTTGAAGGCGACGCATGATAGAGGAATGAAGCTGAT GATGGACCTTGTCGTCAATCATACATCTGACGAG CACGAGTGGTTCGTCGACTCTCGTTCTAGTAAGAACAGCCCTAAAAGAGACTGGTATATCTGGCGACCTCCTCGTTATGACGACAAAGGCAATAGACAACCTCCAAACAATTGGCGGTCCAACTTCGAAG GCTCCGCTTGGACATATGATGACAAAACGGGAGAATATTATCTTCATCTCTGGCATGCGAAACAGCCAGACCTGAACTGGGAAATTCCAGAGGTACGGGATGCCGTTTGGGATATCATGAAGTTCTGGTTAGAGAGAGGATCCGATGGATTTAGG ATGGACGTGATCAATTGTTTGTCGAAGACTCCAGGACTTCCAGATGCCCCCATCTCTTTCCCGGGCGAAGACTATCAACCAGCAAGTATATACTACGCCAACGG TCCTCGAATCCACGAATTCCTTGGGGAGATGAATGAAAAAGTTCTTTCGA AATACGACACGATCACCGTTGGCGAAACGCCATTCACCTACGATACCGACAAGCTGGTCGAATACGTCCTTCCTCACAACCATGAGCTCCAAATGGTTTTCCCTTTCGAGTTAATGGAAATCGATGGCGAGAAACCGGATCCTAGTCTCAGACCAGGAGAGGTTCAAGCTGACCAGGTGGCGCTTATTCACAAGGATTGGAAGCTCTCGGAATTCAAACGAGTAGTCCAAAGATGGCAACtgttgaagatgaaagaaGGGTACTGGAATGC GTCCTACATTGAAAATCATGACCAAGCGCGTTCAGTGACTCGATTTGGGAATGACTCGACAGATGAGCTTCGGTCAATCTCTGCGAAGTTGTTAGCGCTGTTCCATGTGACGCAACGCGGGACGCTGTACATTTTCCAGGGGCAGGAGTTGGGTCTGAAGAATGCACCACGGACGTGGGGTATCGAGGAATACCTCGACGTGGCCACAAAAAACTTTTGGGAGAA GATTCTCTCTCGGAGACGACGGGAATCTGGGAAGGAAGATGTAAATATGGACGACATTCTCGACGGAATACAAATGAAAGCCCGGGATCATGCGCGAATTCCCGTATCG TGGAATTCTTCTCCATATGGAGGGTTTACCACTGGCAAGCCCTGGATGCGAGTCAACGACGATTACCGCACTTGGAATGCCGCTTCGCAAGTTGGTGATGATAGTAGTGTTTATGCTTTTTGGAAGCGCCTGCTGGAGGTCAGGAGGCAATACGATGTTTTG ATCTACGGTGACTTTACGCTGCTCTTCCCAGAGCATGAACAGCTGTTCGCTTTTACCCGGTCGCTCAAGTCCGGAACGGTGGCGTTTGTGGTTATGAACTTCTCGAAGGAGCCACTGAAATTCAAAACCCCATTACCCAAGATCCAGGGTGCTAGCGAGCAGGAATTCGCGTGGGATGCGTTTGAATTCGTTATTGGGAACAGATCCGAAGCGGAAATTTCTCTAGCCGAAGGGGAATTCGTACTGAAGCCATATGAAGGGAGACTGTATATCTCGGCTAAATGA